In Mycobacterium sp. JS623, one genomic interval encodes:
- a CDS encoding TetR/AcrR family transcriptional regulator has product MSSDGRGRPRLEQSRRPGKTAREEILDAAAELFTDLGYASTSTRRIADAVGVRQASLYHHFATKDDILDALLTGTVDVPLRLAAELLGETGPAAPRLHALVVADVTQLCASRWNLGALYLLPELRLDRFEQFRLLRAELRARYRSLAADVIAEYDGPADADDLPFRLVESVINRRSDDIDCPDEQPLVIADGALRTLGFDGDFAKLHKATAARLGFADTVQV; this is encoded by the coding sequence ATGAGCAGCGACGGCCGTGGACGCCCGAGGCTCGAGCAGTCGCGGCGGCCAGGCAAGACCGCGCGTGAGGAAATCCTCGACGCGGCGGCGGAACTTTTCACCGACCTGGGCTACGCCAGCACCTCGACGCGACGGATCGCCGACGCGGTCGGCGTGCGCCAAGCCTCGCTGTATCACCACTTCGCCACTAAGGACGACATCCTCGACGCGCTGCTGACGGGCACCGTCGACGTGCCGCTACGGTTGGCCGCCGAACTGCTTGGCGAGACGGGACCCGCGGCGCCGCGGTTGCACGCCCTGGTGGTCGCCGACGTCACGCAGCTTTGCGCCAGCCGGTGGAATCTGGGCGCGCTGTATCTGCTTCCCGAGTTGCGCCTCGACCGCTTCGAACAGTTCCGACTGCTGCGTGCCGAACTGCGCGCCCGCTACCGCAGTCTCGCCGCCGACGTCATCGCGGAATACGACGGGCCCGCCGACGCCGACGACCTACCGTTTCGACTGGTCGAATCGGTGATCAACCGGCGCTCCGACGACATCGATTGCCCCGACGAGCAACCGTTGGTGATTGCCGACGGGGCGCTGAGAACGCTGGGCTTCGACGGCGACTTCGCCAAACTTCACAAGGCAACCGCGGCGCGGCTCGGGTTTGCCGATACAGTCCAAGTGTGA
- a CDS encoding urea amidolyase associated protein UAAP2 codes for MTTTELAVIGDEVVEACAPWSAIVRAGQTLQIIDLHGNQAVDTLLWGVAGDEVDHRLRYSGQATIAAQRNIFLSTGSVLRAADGTPLMTIVADDVGNHDTIAGACSKESNTLRYGHHTVHQHACAENFLAEGAKWGLGKRDIVPNINFFMNVPVEADGTLGIVDGLSAPGKSLSLRADRDTLVLVSNCPQINNPCNGFNPTPVRMVISAG; via the coding sequence ATGACCACGACAGAACTGGCCGTGATCGGCGACGAGGTGGTCGAGGCGTGCGCGCCGTGGTCTGCGATCGTGCGGGCCGGTCAGACGCTGCAGATCATCGACCTGCACGGCAATCAGGCGGTCGACACGCTGCTCTGGGGCGTCGCGGGCGATGAGGTCGACCACCGGCTCCGCTACAGCGGGCAGGCCACCATCGCCGCACAGCGCAACATCTTCCTGTCCACCGGCTCGGTGCTGCGGGCCGCCGACGGCACACCGCTGATGACGATCGTCGCCGACGACGTCGGCAATCACGACACGATCGCAGGCGCCTGCTCCAAAGAATCCAACACGCTGCGCTACGGCCATCACACCGTGCACCAACACGCTTGTGCCGAAAACTTTTTGGCCGAGGGTGCCAAGTGGGGGCTTGGCAAGCGCGACATCGTGCCCAACATCAACTTCTTCATGAACGTCCCCGTCGAGGCCGACGGCACGCTCGGGATCGTCGACGGGCTCTCTGCTCCCGGAAAGTCGCTGTCGTTGCGGGCCGACCGCGACACGCTCGTGCTGGTGTCGAACTGCCCGCAGATCAACAATCCCTGCAACGGATTCAACCCGACGCCGGTGCGGATGGTGATCTCGGCCGGATGA
- the panB gene encoding 3-methyl-2-oxobutanoate hydroxymethyltransferase yields the protein MSEQTVYGAADSKPRAKVRTHHLQKWKAEGHKWAMLTAYDYSTARVFDDAEIPVLLVGDSAANVVYGYDTTVPVTIDELIPLVRGVVRGAPHALVIADMPFGSYEAGPQQALATATRFLKETGAHAVKLEGGERVAEQIATLTQAGIPVVAHIGFTPQSVNGLGGFRVQGRGDAAEQTIHDAIAVQEAGAISVVLEMVPAELATQITGKLTIPTVGIGAGPNCDAQVLVWQDMAGMTSGKTAKFVKRFGDVGSELHTAAVQYANEVASGAFPAEEHSF from the coding sequence ATGTCTGAGCAGACTGTTTACGGTGCTGCCGATTCCAAACCGCGCGCCAAAGTGCGCACCCATCACCTCCAGAAATGGAAGGCCGAGGGCCACAAGTGGGCCATGCTGACGGCCTACGACTACTCCACCGCCCGTGTTTTCGACGACGCAGAGATTCCGGTGCTGCTGGTCGGCGACTCCGCTGCCAACGTCGTCTACGGCTACGACACCACGGTGCCAGTGACCATTGACGAGCTCATTCCGTTGGTGCGCGGCGTGGTGCGGGGCGCACCGCACGCGCTGGTGATCGCGGATATGCCGTTCGGCAGTTATGAGGCGGGCCCACAGCAGGCGTTGGCCACCGCCACCCGGTTCCTGAAGGAAACCGGTGCGCATGCGGTCAAGCTGGAGGGCGGCGAACGCGTCGCCGAGCAGATCGCCACGCTGACGCAGGCCGGAATTCCGGTGGTGGCCCACATCGGCTTCACCCCGCAGAGCGTCAACGGCCTCGGCGGCTTCCGAGTGCAGGGCCGCGGTGATGCTGCCGAGCAGACCATTCACGACGCCATCGCTGTGCAGGAAGCCGGAGCCATTTCCGTTGTGCTCGAGATGGTGCCTGCCGAACTGGCCACCCAGATCACAGGCAAGCTGACCATTCCGACCGTCGGTATTGGCGCGGGGCCGAATTGCGATGCGCAGGTGCTGGTCTGGCAGGACATGGCAGGGATGACGAGCGGCAAGACGGCCAAGTTCGTCAAGCGATTCGGTGACGTCGGCAGCGAATTGCATACCGCCGCAGTGCAATACGCGAACGAGGTGGCTAGCGGGGCATTCCCCGCAGAGGAGCACTCCTTCTAG
- a CDS encoding WS/DGAT/MGAT family O-acyltransferase, which produces MQRLSGLDASFLYLETAKQPLHVCSILELDTSTMPGGYTFDRLRDALNLRIKAMPQFREKLADSRFNPDHPVWVDDKDFDVDRHLHRIGLPAPGGRHELAEICGHIASLPLDRSRPLWETWVIENIAGTDAHAGGRLAIMTKMHHAGIDGVTGANLMSTLCSTEPDAPAPDPVDGVGDASSLEIAVSGAVKFVTRPLRLVNVVPTTLSSVVDTVKRARSGLAMAAPFAAPKTSFNANVTGHRNIAFAQLDLEDIKTVKNHFGVKVNDVVMALVSGVLRKFLQDRGELPDNSLVAMVPVSVHEKSDRPGRNQVSGMFAKLETHIDDPGERLKSIAEANSVAKQHSSAIGATLLQDWTQFAAPAVFGVAMRVYASSRLTEARPVHNLVISNVPGPQVPLYFLGSEVKAMYPLGPIFHGSGLNITVMSLTGKLDVGIVSCPELLPDLWDMADDFEVALNELLDATR; this is translated from the coding sequence ATGCAACGGCTCAGCGGACTCGACGCCAGTTTCCTCTACCTCGAAACCGCCAAGCAACCATTGCATGTGTGCTCGATCCTCGAGCTCGACACCTCGACCATGCCGGGCGGTTACACATTCGACCGGCTGCGCGACGCGCTGAACCTGCGCATCAAGGCGATGCCGCAGTTTCGCGAGAAGCTCGCCGACAGCCGATTCAACCCTGACCATCCAGTGTGGGTGGACGACAAGGACTTTGACGTCGACCGGCATCTGCATCGCATCGGCCTGCCTGCGCCAGGCGGCCGACACGAGCTGGCAGAGATCTGCGGGCATATCGCGTCACTTCCGCTGGACCGCAGCAGGCCGCTGTGGGAGACGTGGGTGATCGAGAACATCGCGGGCACCGACGCGCACGCCGGGGGCCGGTTGGCGATCATGACCAAAATGCACCACGCCGGCATCGACGGTGTCACCGGCGCCAACCTGATGTCGACCCTGTGCAGCACCGAACCGGACGCGCCCGCGCCCGACCCGGTGGACGGCGTCGGCGATGCCAGCAGCCTCGAGATCGCGGTCAGTGGCGCCGTCAAATTCGTCACCCGGCCGTTGCGCCTGGTCAACGTGGTGCCGACCACGCTGTCGTCGGTGGTCGACACCGTCAAACGCGCCCGCAGCGGGCTGGCGATGGCCGCACCGTTCGCCGCGCCCAAGACCTCGTTCAACGCCAACGTCACCGGCCACCGCAACATCGCGTTCGCCCAACTCGACCTCGAGGACATCAAGACCGTCAAAAACCACTTCGGCGTGAAGGTCAACGACGTCGTGATGGCGCTGGTTTCCGGGGTGCTGCGGAAGTTCCTTCAAGACCGCGGCGAACTGCCCGACAACTCCCTTGTCGCAATGGTTCCGGTGTCCGTGCACGAGAAGTCCGATCGGCCCGGCCGCAATCAGGTGTCGGGCATGTTCGCCAAACTGGAGACTCACATCGATGACCCGGGCGAGCGGCTGAAATCCATCGCGGAGGCGAATTCGGTTGCCAAGCAACATAGTTCGGCTATCGGGGCGACGTTGCTTCAGGACTGGACCCAGTTCGCCGCGCCTGCGGTGTTCGGTGTGGCCATGCGTGTCTACGCCAGCAGTCGGCTGACAGAGGCGCGGCCGGTGCACAACCTGGTCATCTCCAACGTGCCAGGCCCGCAGGTGCCGCTGTACTTCCTCGGCAGCGAGGTCAAGGCCATGTACCCTCTGGGCCCGATCTTCCACGGCTCCGGGCTGAACATCACCGTGATGTCGTTGACCGGCAAGCTCGATGTCGGCATCGTGTCGTGTCCCGAGTTACTGCCCGATCTATGGGACATGGCCGACGACTTCGAAGTGGCGCTGAACGAGTTGCTCGACGCGACGAGGTAA
- a CDS encoding enoyl-CoA hydratase/isomerase family protein codes for MTEFQTIKFEQSGPITRITLNRPDAANGMNDTMTRELADAAKRCDSPATKVVVITGSGRFFCAGGDLKSFAAAETRGPFIKGVADDLHRAISTFARMNAVVITSVNGVAAGAGFSLAITGDLVLAAESSSFTMAYTRAGLSPDGSSSYYLPRLIGITKTKELMLTNRTLGAQEASQWGLVTEVVPDAEQAARTDKLAAQMAATASESNGGVKNLLLSTFSAGLEEQMELEGRLIAKLADSADGREGIDAFLAKRKAEFA; via the coding sequence GTGACCGAATTCCAGACCATCAAGTTCGAGCAGTCCGGGCCCATCACGCGGATCACGTTGAACCGCCCCGATGCCGCAAACGGCATGAACGACACCATGACTCGCGAACTGGCCGACGCCGCCAAGCGCTGTGACTCGCCGGCCACCAAGGTCGTCGTCATCACCGGATCCGGCCGATTCTTCTGCGCCGGAGGGGATCTGAAGTCATTCGCGGCCGCCGAGACTCGCGGTCCGTTCATCAAGGGCGTGGCCGATGATCTGCATCGCGCGATCTCCACGTTCGCGCGAATGAACGCGGTGGTGATCACCTCAGTCAATGGTGTCGCCGCCGGCGCAGGGTTCTCGCTCGCGATCACCGGCGACCTGGTGCTGGCGGCGGAGTCCTCGTCGTTCACCATGGCCTACACGCGCGCCGGGCTGAGCCCCGACGGCAGCTCGTCGTACTACCTGCCCCGGTTGATCGGCATCACCAAGACCAAGGAGCTGATGCTGACCAACCGCACGCTCGGGGCGCAGGAGGCGTCGCAGTGGGGTCTGGTCACCGAGGTGGTGCCCGACGCGGAACAGGCCGCCCGCACCGACAAGCTCGCAGCCCAAATGGCCGCCACCGCAAGCGAATCCAACGGGGGCGTGAAGAACCTGCTGTTGTCGACGTTCTCGGCCGGACTCGAAGAACAGATGGAACTCGAAGGCCGGCTGATCGCGAAGCTGGCTGACTCCGCCGATGGCCGCGAGGGCATCGACGCATTCCTGGCGAAGCGGAAAGCCGAATTCGCCTAG
- a CDS encoding DUF1989 domain-containing protein codes for MSTDSTTGARDHARSQVHTATMRIPATPRDVDPARLLWAEAVPPGSYAARVLGRGTRLRLIDPDGGACAHLLLFRSDAPWERLNVADTVKVPWQAYLGVGHPLLSDQGRVLATVVADSSAHHDTLCGMTDAGRAKMLLAAAKHGLDIRDVAPSVSLFKGVRVGDDGALGFTGSAGPGAAVDLLIHLPVVVALVNTAHPLDPDPALTGLDVLAWGAGEQLTAAVNDEPEYLRALFNTESTWAAAQPSEDTK; via the coding sequence TTGAGTACCGACTCAACGACTGGCGCGCGCGATCACGCCCGGTCTCAGGTACACACCGCCACCATGCGGATTCCCGCCACGCCGCGCGACGTCGACCCGGCACGCCTGCTGTGGGCCGAAGCCGTTCCGCCTGGCTCGTACGCGGCCAGAGTCCTCGGCCGCGGTACGCGCCTTCGGCTCATCGATCCCGACGGCGGCGCGTGTGCCCACCTGCTGCTCTTCCGGTCCGACGCACCATGGGAGCGGCTCAATGTGGCCGACACCGTGAAGGTGCCGTGGCAGGCATACCTCGGAGTCGGCCATCCGCTGCTGTCCGACCAGGGCCGGGTGTTGGCGACCGTGGTCGCGGACAGCTCGGCCCACCACGACACGTTGTGCGGCATGACCGATGCTGGACGGGCCAAGATGCTGTTGGCCGCCGCCAAACACGGTCTTGATATTCGCGACGTTGCGCCGTCGGTGTCGTTGTTCAAGGGCGTGCGCGTCGGCGATGACGGGGCACTGGGGTTCACTGGGTCGGCCGGACCCGGCGCCGCGGTCGATCTGCTGATTCATCTGCCCGTGGTGGTCGCGCTCGTCAACACCGCCCACCCGCTCGATCCCGACCCGGCGCTGACCGGTCTCGACGTGCTGGCGTGGGGCGCAGGTGAACAGCTCACCGCAGCGGTCAACGACGAACCCGAATACTTGCGTGCCCTGTTCAACACCGAAAGCACTTGGGCCGCAGCACAACCCAGTGAGGACACCAAATGA